CAAATATCGCTCGATTAAATCAGACTTATTTGTAGCCGTTGGTATTTGTACTCACTTAGGGTGCTCTCCAACTTATCTGCCTGATAGCTTTGGCGAACAAGTCGAAGGTGTTTCTTCTGGTTTCTTCTGTCCATGTCATGGTTCTAAATTTGATATGGCTGGTCGTGTATTCCAAGGTGTACCTGCACCGTTGAATCTAGTCATACCACCGCATTATTATATTGATAACACGACGATTCTAATCGGTGTAGATAAGGGAGCTACCTAATGCTTGGTAAATTAGTCAATTGGATTGATGACCGTATCCCAATGACGGATACATGGAATAAACACGCTGGTCAATATCCAGCGCCGAAAAACTTTAACTTCTGGTATTACTTTGGCATTTTAGCTACGGTTGTGTTTGTTAATCAGATCCTGACGGGTATCTGGTTAACGATGAATTATAACCCATCTGGTGATGGTGCTTTTGCTTCAATTGAATACATCATGCGTGATGTTGAATTTGGCTGGTTGTTACGTTATATGCATTCTACGGGTGCTTCAGCATTCTTTGTGGTGGTGTATCTGCACATGTTCCGTGGTTTGATGTACGGTTCATACCAAAAACCACGTGAATTATTGTGGGTCTTTGGCTGCTTAATCTTTTTAGCACTGATGGCTGAAGCTTTCATGGGGTATCTACTTCCATGGGGTCAAATGTCATTTTGGGGTGCACAGGTTATTATCTCTTTGTTTGGTGCGATTCCAGTAATTGGTGATGATTTAACACTTTGGATCCGCGGTGATTATGTAATCTCGGGTGCGACATTAAACCGTTTCTTTGCGCTACACGTTATTGCTGTGCCATTAGTACTTGTGGTATTGGTGTTCTTACACATAGTTGCACTGCATCACGTTGGTTCTAATAACCCAGACGGTATTGAAATCAAAGAAAACAAAGATGAAAATGGTTGGCCGAAAGACGGTATTCCATTCCACCCTTACTATTCTGTGCACGATGCTGTTGCGGTAGTGGTGATGCTTATCTTATGTAGTATTGTTATCTTCTTTATGCCTGAGGGTGGTGGTTACTTCTTAGAAGCGCCAAACTTCGAAGCGGCAAACCCATTGAAAACACCGGATCATATTGCGCCAGTGTGGTATTTCACCCCGTTTTACGCTATTTTACGTGCGGTTCCGGACAAACTTGGTGGCGTGATCATGATGGGCCTAGCTATTGTGATGCTATTCCTAGTACCTTGGATCGATCGCGGAAAAGTGAAATCAATCCGTTATCGTAGTGTTTGGCATAAATTGAATTTAGCTCAGTTTGTTATTTGTTTCATTATTCTTGGCGTACTAGGTACATTATCACCAACACCTGGTCGTACATTATTGTCGCAAGTTACCACATTAGGTTACTTTGGCTATTTTGCTCTGCTGTGGTTCTACAGTAAGAATGAAACCACTAAACCATTACCAAAAAGGGTGACAATGTAATGAAAAAATTATTTATCGCGTTACTTACCCTATTGCCTATGGCTGCATTTGCATCTGGTAATGCTGCGCATTTAGATGAAGCAAATTATGATTTAAGAGACAAAGCATCACTGCAAAATGGTGCTAAAATCTTCATGAATTATTGCTCTACTTGTCACTCTACTCAATATCAACGTTATTCACGTGTTGCTGATGATCTGGGTATCGATCGTGATGTAATGACTGAAAATTTGGTATTTACAGGCGTTAAAGTAGGCTCATTAATGAAAACTGCTATGCCTGCTGAAAGTGGTGCGAAATGGTTTGGTGCTACACCACCAGACCTAACGCTTGAAGCGCGTTTACGTGGTGCAGATTGGGTTTATACTTACCTGCGTTCTTTCTATATTGACGAAACTCGCCCATTTGGTGTGAATAATGTAGTATTCCCAAGTGTGGGTATGCCGCATGTACTTGAAGAACTGCAAGGTACAGCGCGTCTTTTAGAAATAAAACATAACGAAGAAGAGCTAGATCTGCCGGAAGGTGCTAGAATTGTTAAAGAAACCGAAGTTGTTGACGCTAATGGTGTTGCAACAGGTGAAATTCTGACTAGCTACCTAAGTCCCGATGGAAACGGTGAGTTATCAGCAGAAGAGTTTGATGAAGCAATGCTCGATTTGGTAAACTTCTTGGTTTACTCGGCAGAGCCTAATCAGCTTGAACGTCAAGAGATGGGCTTCTGGGTTATTGGATTCTTACTGATTCTACTTGTATTTACTTGGTTCCTGAACCGTGAATACTGGCGTGATATCCACTAATCACTGAGATGTTGCCGCATTACTTGTAAAGTTGCTGGTAAAAGAATTACGTACCGCCAATGCTAGTTTAGGCTATCATTGGCGTTTGTGTTTACAATTTATTGGAGGTGGCATGGCATTAGCTGCTAATAAACGTTCAGTTATGGTGTTATATTCGGAGCCGACTGATCTATATAGTCATCAAGTCCGAATCGTCTTAGCTGAAAAAGGCGTAAGTGTTGATATTCATCAGGTTGATCGTAATAACCTACCTGAAGATCTAATTGATTTGAATCCATATCAGACAGTACCAACATTAATCGACCGTGAACTGACATTATATAACTCACGTATAATCATGGAATATCTGGATGAGCGTTTTCCGCATCCACCTTTGATGCCGGTTTATCCTGTGTCTCGTGGTAGCAGTCGTTTAATGATGCACCGTATCGAGAACGATTGGTATTCATTAGTGACGAAGATCATGAAAGGCTCTGTTGAAGAAGCTGCTGTAGCGCGCAAGCAACTACAAGAAGCGCTAATGAGTATCAGCCCAATTTTCGCTGAATACCCATATTTCATGAGTGAAGAGTTCAGCTTAGTTGATTGCTATATGGCTCCGTTACTATGGCGCTTACCTGAGCTAGGTATCGATCTTCCAGGTCAAGCTGCAAGTGAGTTAAAGAACTATATGCTTCGTGTATTTGATCGTGAATCATTCCAAGCATCTTTAACTGAACAAGAACGTGAAATGAGAATGTTAATGTAAGTTATGGATAAAATGACCCCAATTCGTCCCTATTTATTACGTAGCCACTATGAGTGGTTACTTGATAATGACTTAACACCACATATTGTTGTTGATGCACATATTGCTGGTGTTTATGTACCGCAGCAATTTGTTCAAGATGGCCAAATTGTGTTGAATATTGCCCCAACAGCTGTTGTTGCTTTTGAGCTGAACAACACCGCGCTGAGCTTTAATGCTCGTTTCGGTGGTGTGCCATTTGATGTTTATGTACCGATTGCGGCTATTACAGCTATCTACGCGCGTGAGAATGGCGCAGGTAGTATGTTTGAACCGGAACAAGCATATATCGATCAAGCAGAACAAGAGAGCGCTGAAGCGGCTGTTGAGCCAAGTGAAGAGAGAAGTACGCCGGCTCTAGTGAGTGCGCCTGCGGTTAGCTCTGATGATGAAAGTGAAACACCTGAGCGTCCAAAACCTACTAAAGGTAGACCCTCTTTACGGGTCATTAAGTAACATAACACTTAATTAACGAATCGATGCAGTACTTGAATTTGTCGACGGACATCATTCAGTACTGCATTTTTTTTATGCTAGATTTACAAAGCAGTTCGCTGATTAGCGATAATCGAATACTTTAATTACTTTATCGACACCAACGACATAACGCGCTGCTTCGGCAACTTTATCGCCTTCTGCTTTAGTTACTCGCCCAATTAAGAATACTTCGGCATTCTCAGTGATCACTTTAATTCCCAGCGGTTCAACATTTTTTAAATTAAGAATACTGGTTTTCACTTTTGTGGTTAGCCAAGCATCCTTACTGGCCCGTTCAAATGAAATTGGTGTCCCTAAACGGATCTGGTTATATACTTGCTGCACAGACGCTGTGTTTGCGGCAATATCGACGATTTTCTTGCGCTCAGCTTCGGTTCTAACTTGACCAGATAGTAATACTTTACTGTTGTTGGTTAAAATATGCAGGTTATTATTTAACAGTAGTTGTATGTTGGCATCATTAAGCCCTGCCGTTATATCCAAGGTAATTGTTTCATCATCAATTAACTGGCTAAAACTACCGGTGTTACTGCAGCCTTGTATAACTGTAAAGCTCAGTATTGTGATACTGATAGTCAGCCAATATTTAAGTTTTCTTGCCACTGCTATACTCATTCTTCGAACTCTTGTTGTGGGAATAAGGTTTGATCGATAATGTCACAAAGACAATTGATGATCAGAGCATGTACTTCTTGTATTCTTGCTTCCCGGCGTGATGGTACGCGGACTTCGGCATCGTGTGGACCTAATAACCCAGATATTTCCCCCCCGTCTTTACCGGTTAAAGCGACAATAGTCATATTGCGTGTTAGCGCTGCTTCAATCGCTTTAATGACATTACGACTGTGACCGCCTGCAGAGATGACAACCAGAATGTCACCGTCATTCCCCAAGGCTCGCACTTGTTTAGAATAAACCATATCAAAGCTGGTGTCGGTGCCAATGGCTGTCATTAGCGTACAATCTGGGGTTAATGCCAATGCAGGTAAGCTTGGGCGTTCGGTTTCGTAACGATTTAATAATGATGCAGAAAAATTTTGTGCCAAGCTAGCTGATGCACCATTACCACAGATTAAGATCTTGTTACCGTTTAATAAGCATTGTGCCATCATCATGGCTGAGTTTTGAATGTATTCGGGTAACGCCTCGGCTGCGGCGATCTTAGTTTGAATACTTTCAGTAAAATTTTCTTTAATTAGCTCTAACATGGGTATCTACTCTAAAAAGCATTGGTTATCCATTGAATATTATCACTGGAACCTTCAATGGCTATCACATCGAAACGGCAAGGGGTGTAGTTTTCATTTATTCCGTGGCGCACCATATAATATTGCGCCGTATAACGCAATTTTCGTTGTTTCGCGACCGGAATTGCTGAAATAGCACCGCCGTAATGGGTGTATTGCCGATATTTTACCTCGACAAATACTAAGGTGGGTAGTGTTGTTGTTGATTTTATGTCACAGCTTGCGCCGTGCTGGCAAACTAAATCTATTTCACCTTGGCGGCAAGCGAAATTTCGCGCCAAGATAATTAATCCTTGGCGCTGTAAAAAATCGGCTGCTATACCTTCAAAATATTCACCGCGTTTACGGGGTTGTTTTGGTTTCAGCGTTAGTGTCCTCAAGTCTTATCTTGCCTGATCGATATTTAGCCCAACTAAATTCGCGTTCGATAATGCCGTTTTCATTAATATAAAGAATACCAGTCTGGCCAGCTAGGCGTAAGTTAGGAAAATTACGTAGCTGTAGCAGGTTTGGAATTAATTTAAATGAATCGTAGCCCATCGCAAAAAGATTTTGCTGGATTTTCGACATATTTGGCCACAGTGCCAAAGTTTGCTGTTTAAGTTCGCGATCTGGGTTCAACAACCAAGGCATATCACTAAATATTAAACCATTAAGATCACGACTTTGGCTTTTAGAAAGATTATTACCATGGGTACGTGAACTCGCATACAGGGCAACCTGTGGCGCATAAGGGTTCTGGGTTGTAATGATGTAAGGAATTGCTAACATCGCTTCAGAAGGCGTGGCAATAATATAAATGGCATCAATATCACGACGACTACGGGTTTTAGTTTTAATATCAGCACCGACTAGATTTTTCATTAAGCTAATACGCTGATTACTCGACGTCACTGAAAATAGCGTAGTTACTGTATTTTGCATGTCACTGCGGCTTTTATACTTATAAGTATCGTTTGTACCCTGCGTGAGTAATTGCCATTGCTTGGTGAACTCAGCTGACAAGCGATTACCGGTTCGGTTATTTGGTGCGAGTACTAAGGGTTGTTTGATACCATCTTTTTGCATTTTTTTCGCGGCAGCAATAGCTTCATCGTCAGAACTTAATGAGAAATAATAGATACCTTCTGTTGTGGGTGATCCAGTCAGTTTATTTAATGAAATTAATGGTATCTCTTTTACTAGAGGTAATACTTTAGTCAAATTTGATTTTAATAATGGTCCGACAACAAAGTCAGCCCCATCATCAATAGCCTGTAAGTACAGTTCATCTGCGCTTGTTGCTGCTGTATCATAGAAACGTAAGTTAATTCTATCTGCTTCTTCATCTTGATAGTAAGCACTTAGCATTCCGTCTCTGATTGCTTCACCTGCGACTGCACGTTTACCGGTTAAAGGGGCAAGTACCGCGATTTGATTTGGCGAATAAGGCGTTATTGCCATTGCTTTTACCAGTTGGACAGGGAAAGTACTCAATGCAGGGTGTTGTGGGTATTCTGTTTTCCATATTTGTAAATTCTGAATGAGTAATTGTGGGTCGGTACTATATTGTTGTGCGACCATACCTAAATGATACCAACCTGAAAGCGTTGGGTTTTCAGTGTCAAACTGCTGTGTTAGCTGGTGTAACTCTGATGCTGGTATTACTGTGACTAATTCCCATATACGCGTATTATTGGTGTTATGCAGCTCTGCATCGAGGAAGTCATTTAACGCGACACGGTATTCAACCGCTTTCGCATTATTATTCAGAAGTTCGGAAATAGTAGCGTTTAATAAATAGTAACGTTGCCAATGTGCGGATTTCAGTGTGCTTAGTGTCGAGCTAAAGTTTAACGCTGTGGCTGCATCCTGATAGCGCTGTTCTAATAGATAGGCTTCTGACTTGATTAACGCGACTTCAAATAATTGCTGTGTTGATAATGGATTTCTCTCTACCGATAATAATATATCAAGTGCAGGTTGGGGATGACCTTCTGTAATCAAAGCACGTGCGGATAATAACTGCCAAGAGATAGTTTGTGGTTTATTCGCTAATGCTATCTTATCAATGTAGTATTGCGCCGGTTGATCTATTTGCGTGAGTACGTCTGGCGCACCAATTAGCTGAGGCTTCGATGTTGCTTTTTCAGATGTTGTGGTACTTGAACACGCACTGAGCAGTAAACTCAAACTAAAAAACATAATCAAGCGGGAATAACTGTACTTAAATTCCATTGGTGTATTATCCTGCAAAAGAGATTTATAATACCCCTATACTAAAGCATCATCGCTTAACAAAAAACTACCCATGAGAATGAAATGTCTGAACAAGCAACTTTATTTATCGTTCCAACCCCGATTGGCAACCTTTCTGATATCACAGAGCGTGGTTTAGAGATACTAAGAAGTGTTGATTTAATTGCTGCAGAAGATACCCGCCATACTGGGAAACTGCTAAGCCATTACCAAATCAAGACTAAAACATTTGCTTTGCATGATCACAATGAACAGCAAAAAGCTGAATATTTAGTATCAAAACTACAATCTGGTATCAGCATCGCGCTGGTTTCAGATGCCGGTACGCCGTTGATCAGTGACCCTGGTTACCATTTGGTAAATACCTGTCGTGCACATGGTGTTAAAGTGGTCCCACTACCCGGTCCTTGCGCTGCAGTAACTGCAATGAGTGGTTCTGGTCTCCCATCAGACCGTTTCTCGTTTGAAGGTTTTTTACCCTCGAAAGAAAAAGCCCGTAATGATAAAATTACCGAGCTGAAAGAAGAAACTCGTACGATGATTTTTTATGAATCACCACGTCGCCTGCAATATACCTTAGATGCCTTAACGGCGATCATGGGGCCTGAGCGTGAAGTGTGTGTTGCACGAGAAATAACCAAAGCGTTTGAAAGTATTACTACTATGCCAGTGGGTGAGTTAGCAGCATGGGTAGAGGAAGACAGTAACCGTAGCCGTGGTGAAATTGTACTTCTAGTTGCGGGTTATAAACCTACAGGCCTTGAGATTCCAGCTAAGGTATTGAATACATTGAAATTATTGAACGAGGAATTGCCATTGAAAAAAGCAGCTGCATTAACGGCTGAAATTCATGGTTGCAAAAAGAACGCCTTGTATAAATGGGGTTTAGAAAACTTTAATTAATCGCTGGATTTTTTGTCTTAGATTATGTACTATCCTCCGCCTTGGAGTTGGTCAGACAATCGCCGCTTTATGACTCGGTATTTATATTGAGGTTATAGAGGGGAGGAAAGTCCGGGCTCCACAGGGCAGGGTGCCAGGTAACGCCTGGGAGGCGCAAGCCTACGACAAGTGCAGCAGAGAGAAGACCGCCGATGGCTTTTTCGGAAGCACAGGTAAGGCTGAAAGGGTGCGGTAAGAGCGCACCGGACGACTAGTAATAGTTCGTTGCAGGGTAAACTCCACCCGGAGCAAGACCAAATAGGCTTTCTATAGGCGTGGCCCACGCTGAAAGCGGGTAGGTTGCTTGAGTCTGTGAGCGATTGCAGACCTAGAGGAATGATTGTCCACGACAAAACCCGGCTTATCGACCAACTCCAAGACCTTTTTGAATTATGATTATACATTTGATCATCATTCAAAAAGGCAATCCATCTTAATCTCGTATATTTTCCGCAGTTTTCTATATTTTTCCAATATACTCGTTTTAATAAAAATCCAATCGTTCATTAACTTATGATACTTGATATTAATTCATGCTCTCAACCTTTCAAGTTGTTGATTCAGAATGATACCTGACAATATTTCTTCTTTAGATATGCATACTCGACAGTTACGCTCTCTGTAATGAATTAATGCATGAGGTGAGTCGCTTTTCTTGATATGCGATTGAACTGTCGTGATAGTTTCTTTAACTAACTTCAGTTAAATGAAATTCAAATAAATCATGGCTTATTGCTGTACTCGCATTTGTGGTGCATGTAGGGGCGGTGAATATATACTTATTTTGGTCCGCGGTTATGGTGATGGACTTTGATGAGTGTAATAACTCTATTATTTTAGTGGGTATGCCTGATAGGAGTAGCTCGTGAATTTCGGGGGACTTATTCTGGGGAAATAATTCTTTTAACAGTGCCCGTCTTTCATCTTCGGTTAATAACAAGTTTGTGGGTATAGCCATGGATTTCTCCTTACTTAATAATTAACCTATGATAGAATATAAATAATGTTTAATAATTAAAAAATCATTAATTACTTGTTAAATGGGATGGGTAGAATTGATAGTTGTAAATTAAGATGCCTGTATCGAATTTAATAAAACTAATCGTTTGATTTTGTATCTTGGGTATATTGTCTAATTGATTACTTCTTATCTGATTTTATAGTGATGACAACTTACATCACTTACAATACACTACCCCCTCCCTAAGCTAGACCTTTTACGTTACAATAGCCATTTTAGCACCTGCTATAATTTAAAGTATTTTTAAGAGCTTTCATTGACATGACACAAGAATTTGCACACGTATCCGTTTTACTTAACGAAACCGTAGCCGGGCTCGACTTAAAACCGGACGGAATTTACATTGACGGTACTTTTGGTCGCGGTGGTCACTCTCGCTTTATTTTGTCTCAACTAGGTGAAAACGGCCGCTTGATCGCAATCGATCGCGATCCTGAAGCGATTGCAGTAGGTGAAGCTTTAAAATTAGAAGACCCTCGTTTTGATATTGTTCACGGACCATTTTCTGGTATTGCTGAATATATGGAAAACAAAGGATTAACAGAGAAAGTTGACGGCGTGTTACTCGATCTTGGTGTCTCTTCGCCACAGTTAGACGATGCATCACGTGGTTTCAGTTTTTTACGTGATGGACCGTTGGACATGCGTATGGACCCAACATCCGGTCTTAGTGCGGCGAAATGGCTAGCAACAGCAGATTACGATGATATCGTGTGGGTATTGAAAGTATTTGGTGAAGAGAAGTTTGCCCGTAAGATTGCCCGCGCCGTGGTATTTGATCGTGACGGCACGCCATTCGAAACAACAGCACAGTTAGCAAGTTTAATTTGCCGTGTGGTACCAAAATCGAAAAAAGAAACCAAACATCCGGCGACACGTTCATTCCAAGCGATCCGTATTTATATTAATAGTGAATTAGAAGAGATCGAACGTGCATTATCTGGCGCATTAAAATGTCTTAAGTCTGGTGGTCGTTTATCTGTGATCAGCTTCCACTCGTTAGAAGATCGTATTGTGAAGCAATTCATTCGTAAACAAGCGCGTGGTAAAGAAGTGCCATACGGTTTACCTATCATGCAAGAAGAAATTGATAAAACGCGTACCATGAAGGCGGTTGGTAAAATGCTAAAACCTTCGGAGCAAGAATTAGAATTCAATCCTCGAGCGCGTAGTTCTGTATTACGCGTGGCGGAAAAATTGTAATATGTTTGGCATTAAGTGGGATTTAGGCAAGGTTATCATGACTGACATCGGCCAGCATAAGCGAGTCGTTAGTCTATTGTTTGCCATCTTAATTTCCGCTTTTGCCGTGATCATGCTAACGCATGAAACCCGTTTACTCACTAATAATAAAGAGCAGTTACTGACTCAGCGCGACTTTACAGATATTGAATGGCGCAACTTATTGTTAGAGCAAAGTACGCTAGAAGAACACAGTAAAATTGAATACACCGCAAAACATAAACTCGGTATGTATCGACCAAGTACTGCAGAAGAGAAATTGGTGGAACAGCAGTGACAAATCGTAGAAATATTGCCCACGAAGAACCAGCCAATTTTATCCTTTGGCGTTATCATTTAGTTGCGGCCACGGTCGTTATTATCTTTTTAAGCTTACTAGCCCGTACCGCTTACATTCAAGTGATCAATCCTGAACATCTGCGTAAACAAGCAGATATGCGTTCTCTACGGGTCACGTCACAGCAAGTTCAACGCGGTATTATCACCGATCGTAATGGTGTTGAATTGGCGGTTAGTGTTCCGGTGATGGCCATTCATGTTGATCCTCGCACAATTAAGAATAAAAATAGTTTTGATAACAAACGCGCATGGCAAGCTTTTGCAGAAATCTTAGATCTAAATCTTGCTGAACTGCAAGCAAAAATAATGGCATCTAATGGTCGTTTTATGTATATCAAGCGCCAAATTAGTCCTGCGGTTGCTAAGTATGTTGATGAATTAAAACTAGTCGGCGTGAGCCAAGTACCAGAGTCGCGCCGTTTTTATCCCACAGGTGAAGTCAGTGCACAACTGGTTGGCATGACTAATATTGATGACATTGGTATTGAAGGCGTTGAAAAGGCTTATGATGATTTCCTTACTGGCACACCAGGTAAACGAATTGTCCGTAAAGACCGGTTAGGGAATGTCATTGAAGACATCTCTGTTATTCAGCAAAGTGAACAAGCTAATAATATTCAACTCAGTATCGATCAACGCATCCAATCATTAGCTTATCAGCGCTTGAAAAAAGCGGTTAAATACAATGGTGCCGTGTCGGGCTCATTGGTGATGATTGATGTTAAAACCGGGGAAATATTAGCAATGGTAAATAGTCCATCGTTTAACCCCAACAATCGTAACAAATATGACAGTTATAAGTTAAAGAATCGGGCTATCACGGATAGTTACGAACCGGGCTCCACCATTAAACCGTTAGTGATTGCCAGTGGTTTAGATAATGGCATTATTGCCGCCGATTCTATCATTGATACCAACCCTGGACGTATGCGTCTAGGTGGCCGTTTAGTACAAGATACCCGCAACCGTGGTGACATTACACTGGGCGATATTCTACGTTATTCATCGAACATGGGCGTAAGTAAAATAGCGTTGAAATTAGGCCATCAACGTTTACTCGATACTTACTATCAATTTGGCTTTGGTAATGAAAGTAGTTTGATCTTAAATGGTGAAAGTAGAGGTTATATGCCACGACGTTCACGCTGGTCAGAGTTTGAGAATGCAACGTTATCCTTTGGTTATGGCATGCAGTCGACGACATTACAGCTTGCTCATGCTTATGCAACGATTGGTTCAGGTGGTCTATATCGTCCACTGACGATCAGAAAACAAGAAACTATGCCATTGTCTGAACGGGTGTTATCTGAAGATAACGCGAAAGAGCTATTACTCATGATGGAAAGCGTGGTAACAAAAGGCGGTACGGGTCAGAGAGCTAGCATTGATGGTTATCGTGTTGCAGGTAAAACTGGTACTTCCCGTAAGGCGATTGCGGGTGGTTATGGCGATGATTATGTTGCTTTATTTGCCGGTGTCGCACCTGTGTCTAACCCACGCTTTGCATTAGTAGTGGTGATTGACTCTCCAAGTGGTGATCGTTATTACGGCGGTGTGATCGCGGCGCCAGTATTTGCGGAAGTAATGGAAAGAACATTGCAAATGTTGAATATAACACCAGATAAAAAACAATCATTAACGATCACGGCAAAAGACTCTTAAGAAGTTAAACGGCGCTAAGGCGTTTAAGGATTGTTAAATGCCACGGGCTTTAAATATTAAGGGTTTGGAAATGAATTCGTCATGTCGAGTCTTATCTCTACAAACGTGGAATATTGATCTTGAATTAGCGGTTAACGCGTTGATCATTGATAGTCGGAAAGTACAAGCGGGCGACTGTTTTGTCGCGATAAATGGTCATGCCCTTGATGGTCGCCGATTTATTGGAAATGCATTACAATGTGGTGCGATATTGGTATTGAAAGACGCTGATATTCAGGCTGAACATGGTCATATTGAATATGTTGATGGTATCCCTATTGTCGCTTTTTTTGGTCTTAATCAGGCCTTATCCGCATTAGCCGATAGTTTTTATGGATTCCCTTCGCAGCAATTAAAACTTGTCGGTGTTACTGGCACGAATGGTAAAAGCACGATCACGCAGATTATTGCTAATTGGGTTACTTTATTAAACGGTAAAGCTGGCGTGATGGGTACGATCGGTAATGGCTTATTCGATCAATTAGTGCAAACCGAAAATACCACAGGTAGCGGCTTAGATGTACAAGCTGAAATAGCGAATCAAGTGCAACAAGGTGCAGAATTGTGTGCCATGGAAGTATCCTCACACGGCTTGATCCAAGGTCGTGTGAATTCGCTCGATTTTGATGTGGCATTATTTACCAATCTAACCCGTGATCATCTTGATTATCATGGAGATATGGATACTTATGCTAATGCCAAAAAAATCTTATTTCAAGGTACTGTGAAGCATAAGATCCTTAACGTTGATGATGCTTATGGTAAAGCGTGGTCACAGCAATGGCCTGATGCTATTCAATTTTCAGTCCAGCAAGATTTATCAGATTATTCTGGCACCTTTTTATGTTGTAGTGACTTGAGTTTTGATACCGGTGGTTTTAGCTGTGAGTTAAAAACTAGCTGGGGTGAAGGTACATTGCAATGTGGTTTAATTGGCGAGTTTAACGCTTCTAACGTGGTGGCCGCTTGCGCGAGCTTGTTAGCACTGGGTTATGATTTAGATGATTTATTACAGGTAGCACCAAAACTAACCGCTGTATGTGGCCGTATGGAATTATTCAAACAAGCGGGGCAAGCTGCTTGCGTTGTTGATTATGCACATACACCTGACGCATTAGAAAAAGCATTAAAAGCATTACGTGTGCATTGTGAGGGTAAACTTTGGTGTATTTATGGCTGTGGTGGTGACCGAGATACAGGTAAAAGACCATTAATGGCACAAGTTGCTGAACAATTTTCAGATATGGCTGTCATTACTGATGATAATCCGCGTACAGAGTCTGCCTTTTCGATTGTAGCTGATATGCTAACCGGTCTTGCTAACCCCGATGCGATGCAAGTTATTCACGATCGCTGTCGTGCTATTCATTGGGCGTTGGAACAAAGTCGTGCAGACGATATTATTTTAGTGGCGGGTAAAGGTCATGAAGATTATCAAATTATCGGTGTAGAGAAACACTA
This Moritella sp. 5 DNA region includes the following protein-coding sequences:
- the murE gene encoding UDP-N-acetylmuramoyl-L-alanyl-D-glutamate--2,6-diaminopimelate ligase, translating into MPRALNIKGLEMNSSCRVLSLQTWNIDLELAVNALIIDSRKVQAGDCFVAINGHALDGRRFIGNALQCGAILVLKDADIQAEHGHIEYVDGIPIVAFFGLNQALSALADSFYGFPSQQLKLVGVTGTNGKSTITQIIANWVTLLNGKAGVMGTIGNGLFDQLVQTENTTGSGLDVQAEIANQVQQGAELCAMEVSSHGLIQGRVNSLDFDVALFTNLTRDHLDYHGDMDTYANAKKILFQGTVKHKILNVDDAYGKAWSQQWPDAIQFSVQQDLSDYSGTFLCCSDLSFDTGGFSCELKTSWGEGTLQCGLIGEFNASNVVAACASLLALGYDLDDLLQVAPKLTAVCGRMELFKQAGQAACVVDYAHTPDALEKALKALRVHCEGKLWCIYGCGGDRDTGKRPLMAQVAEQFSDMAVITDDNPRTESAFSIVADMLTGLANPDAMQVIHDRCRAIHWALEQSRADDIILVAGKGHEDYQIIGVEKHYYSDRETITEMLGNKQ